In Gopherus evgoodei ecotype Sinaloan lineage chromosome 16, rGopEvg1_v1.p, whole genome shotgun sequence, the DNA window TGCAGCTTCCACCAGGGGCCAGGGCTGTGTGCCCCCCTTGCGACTTCCCAGGGCTGTTACACGCCCCACCCGCCCCATGGCTGTGGCCAAGGCTGCGCGCCTATGGCTGGACCTGGGACTGTGTGCCCCTGCCCCTCTGGCTGCCGCCAGCTCCAGAGCCAGGGCTGTGCGCTCGCCCTCCCATGGCAGCGGCCGCTGGATCCAGGGCTGTGACCCACCCCACATGGCATGGGGCTTAGACTGTCAgccccctcttccccatcccccaggaCTCCAGCTGTCATTCCTCCCCCTACTTTGCCCTGTCCTCTGATTATTTTTACTAAAGTTACAGACAGGTCAGGGGCgcccgtgaatttttgtttgctgCCCGTGACCCATGCatcacttttactaaaaataaccgtgaCAGACTCTTAGCCGTATTGCGAAACTTGCTGCAACAGCCCAGGAGGAGATGGCAGGGATGGCCCCGATGCAGGAAAGGGCTCGGGGGGAGGAAAAGGCAGAGGGGGTAGGCCGCGGGGATCATATCCATGGCCATACGTGCCGGCGCAGCCCTTCCGCCCGTGCGGCTCCCGTCTGTCGCCAGGGCTGGCCGCAGCGCATTATTACTCACGGTACGAGTTTGAAGTGTCACAGCGCGTACCAAAAGTAATAATGGGCCGGCACCAGCGTCGCTGCCACACCCGTCCTCACGGCGCTGGAGTCACACGCAGAGAAACGATGACGTTGGGCTGACCCAGTTGTCTCCCCGCTGGCCACTGTGTCTCCGGCCCGGCCAGTCGCTGGCTTCCAAAGCCCCTAAAGTCCCGCCAGCTGCGGGGGGGTCTGGCCCAATAATCAGTTGAACCTCACGGCAatccattatccccattttacagccaaGCCACAGAGTCACATGTCAGAATCGAATCCTGGCCCCCAGACCCCTGCTCCAGCGCCTAGAGCCCCCTACTGCCTCGCACCCTTTGGGGCAGGCTATGCAATTACCATTCAGCAGCATGCCCCAGGACTAGCTCCAGCCCATGCTGTGCTACCTGATCGGTTGAGGGCAGGGGAGGCCTCCGTCTCAGTGGGTGGGTCTGAAGCCTGGCATGATTTCCCATCGGCGGAGAGCCTTTGCCCAGCCCGACAGGCACATCCGTAGCTCCCAGGCGTGTTGGCACAATGCTGGCTGCAGCCGTGGCTCGGGCCAGCGCATTCATCCACATCTGAAAGCACAGGGGTAAAGTCACAGGCTCGGGTCGGGGGTAGGCCACCAGGGAGCAGCCTTTGTGAAGCCAGGGTTAGCACAGAGCATGGCAGATTGACACCACCAAGTCAGACATGGGCCCCTCACCAAGAGCATACGTGGGACGGCTAGGACGGGAGAGCCGTCAGCCATCCCTTGTGGGACGGCTTAATCCAGGCCACAAGCTGGGGAGACTAGTGTGGTGAGGGCAGGGTGGATTAGttgggagctggagagagaaccccaCAGCGTCTGGCTGTACCCAGCTGCCCGAGTAAAGACTCTCCTTTGCTGTCAATGCAGCCAGCTCGGGGCTCGCTTCTAGCAGGAGCTAAACTTCATGGCCCTAATTCGTCACTGTGTTACTCCTGTTTTCTGCCGCTGATGCTATATCAGGTTAAAAACGGGAGGAGCCGCATGACACATCAGGCCCGGGAcgtgtaaaaaggacaaaaacaaaGCCCCTGATCTGAACGCTCCCTAATTCTGGAGCTGGAGCAAATTGGGTGAGCGCTGTTCAGTGCTGgttccagggggtgggggcaccaCATGTGCCAGGCCATCCCCGGTGAGGTGCTATCagccttgagagagagagagagaaagagagagagagagagagagagagagaccaggggctggggctgtgtgtgtgtgtgtgtgtgtgtgtgtgtgtggcccaaCAACCTCACCTCACACAGGGGGGTATTAATGCCATGCCCACAAAGTGACATGAACGACAGCCCCCTCCTGTGCCTGGGTGAGTCTGTTCTAGGCACCAGGAAAATCTCTCCAACCCTCTGAGCTGGGATtacagtgaccagatgtcctgattttatagggacagtcctgattttggggtttttttcttatataggctcttattacccccccacacacacaccccgtcccaatttttcatacacgctgtctggtcgccctagctGGGATCCAAGCTGTCGCTACAGCCTGCCAGTGAGTCATGCCTAAGCCAGTGTTTCAACCCCACACACATGCACTGGTATTACAaatgtgccagatcctcagctggtggaaatcagtgCCACTTCACTGGCCTCAAGAGAGCTGATTTATACCCGTCAGGCATCTGCCTCCAACCACGTACTGGACTCACTGGGCCTCTGATTTAGCCTGGGACAGGTTTTACACCATTCGAATCCATAGTGACTCCTGGAGAGAACCAGAAAGGCTGCGACAGGCCTGAAttcctgggctggggctgggcaggcctATGCATGCGCCCCGGGGTGTAACATGAAGCCCCCAAAATGAGGCCTCTCGAATAAAGTGAGCAGGAAAGGGCatttagggacagattctgaAGCGGTGTAACGTGATGGGCGGGCGCGTCTCCCATTTAGCCCAGCTGAGATGAAATGGAATCCAGTCTCAGCCCTGTGCGCTAGCAGGgggagggaatggagggaaggccTCCCACAGCTAGCGCCCCCCCAAAATCCACCGAGCAGCCCAAATGTGTTACCCCAATCTGCCAGCTACACGCTAGCTTCTGCCTCCCTCTGCTGGGTTAACAGCGTTACACCATCCAAACCCTTTGGCTGGCTTggcccaccccctgcctgctggtctgtgggagctgtgggcaTAAACAGCAGCCCCCCCATAACCCCACCCGACCCCTCCAGTCCTTTGCTGTCAGTGACCTGCCCCAAGTCACCAGTGCCAGAGCCCAGATCCGCGAGCCAGTCCCTCCCCGAGCGCTGCCCATGAGCGACAATGCCTCGCCCCTGGGAAGGCAGCCAGCTCACCAAGCAGGAAGCAGGTGGGTCTTTTGCACAAGCACCTGACCTGGCCATGGGTGAAGCACAAGGGCAAGGGCAGCAGAAAGCTGCTGAAGATGCCTGACAGCCCATTACACGCATCGGGTGCAGAGCTGACGCCCTGCGGAGGCAGCGCCCACATATCTTGGGGGCTGACCCAAAGCATGGaatggaggcaccatgcagcTGGTGTCACGGGTTGGGTACACACGCTGGGTCCTGTAAAGAAGCTCTGACAGCTAACAGAGCATGGAGTTACTCTCTCAGCCCATGGGCCTGGCACTCTGCCAGTGCACGGCTCACGTTCACTCCCTGCTGAGAACCAACAGAGGAAACCATTAGGCCTAGGTCCCCTTCATGGTGCCACTGGACTATCCAGGAGATTGTTGTCAGCTACTGCAAATCACCTGTGACAAATCACCTGCTTTATCTCGCCATCCCCCACCGTGCTCCCATCGCCCCGGTAAAGGGAAGCCCAGGGGAGATACTGAAATACAAACAGGGGAACCAGAGCTGTTACCTGTCTGGCAGGATTTCCCCATCCATCCTGGGGGGCAGGTGCATCTGTCTGGGGCTGAACAGCTCCCGCCGTTTTGACAAGGCAACCTGCAAATGGCTGTAAAACAATAACACACCGTCACAATGTTGCCGAGGCAGAAGTTCGGGCCTCCCACCACACGCAGACGCGCACGTGCACCCACCATTGCAGATTCCTGCTGTCGGGGAGATTTTTATTACACACGCAGGCGCcttctgagctcctggcctggcctTTGTGCTGAGCACTGCTACAGAATGTTTCTGGCCGCCAGCAGAATTCGGGCGAACATTAAAGGGGAGCGAAAACGTGGGGctggagcctcagctggtgtcaatacCCATAGCTCCATTAATGTCAGCGttgccaccagctgaggatcccaTCCCGGGAATGCACCAGCCTCCATGTGACTCACATCTGTATTACGCTCAACATGTGGCACTCCTGACGGGCACTCTGCGTGAGACAAGAGGTAGAATACCCCACAGTGACTCACAGAGGGCAAAGGCTGTGAACGCCTCGCTCCCATGGGCCAGCAACGAGCGATGTGTGCAAACAGCTGCTCCCAGTGGAAGTAAGAGGTTCACACTCTGGCCCAGAGTTCGTCAGAGATCCCTGAGCAGATCAGAAAGGAGGATTCGGCCCCAGAAACTCAGCATTTTCATACAGCCTTCTAGTAACTCTGGGAGCTCATCAAATGAAGCAACAGATCTAGGATGGTGTCTTGAATGGCCCTGAGCTGATGCCTGGAAAGTCTTTCCACTGGTGTTCGCTAGCACAATAAACACTTTCATTTGTAACTTAACCCATTTCAGTCCTGGAAAGAGGAAGACGTCCTCAGAGTCTGTGTAGGGAGTAGGAGGGATATAGAGGGGGACTGCAGCAGCCCTCAATCAGCGACAGGCTCTGGGAAGCGTTAATGTATTGCAGTCTGGTTTGAGCTGGTAAGAGTTTAGCCTCTGATGGGCTTGGCACTCCTTTTGTGCTGTACAACACTAGTTCCCCCTAAAAGCAGAGATCTGCCATTACTGCTGATTTATGCGGAAAGggtttattaatttctcctctggTATAAGCCAAGCTAATAAAGCGACACACGCAAGGCAAGCAAAGCAAGGCTATAAATGAATGGCTAATTGAAACCCATTTGTTCTCACAGGCGGGTGCATAAGTGCCAGCTTAGTACAAGAGAGAATTACATGAATTTCAGACAGATCTGGTAACAAGGGCAGTGGCTTTTGAGGCACATAGAAGTTATGGTCAGAGAGGTGCTGAGAGCCCTCTGCAAGGTGTTAACAACCCCCGTCTGTGCTATATTTCCTTCtctccagcattctgcactaggAGAGCCCCTCCCACCAGCAAGATGCTAATACTCTTCATTCAGCGATCTCAAAGCACAAAGCTTTTTGCCAACGTGGGCGTAGTAGTTACAATCCCTGTGTTACGGATGGGTGCGCTGAGACACCAAGAGGGTGTGATTTGCCCAGGGCCCCTGCTAAAGTCAGGAACAGAATCCctatctcctgactcccaggtcAGTGCTCAAGCAAGGCTGTAGCTGTCCCTCTCAAGGCTACGGGATTGATTCTGCTCTCGTTTACACCAGTGTAGATCAGGCAGAAAGCCGCCGCTGTCAATGAAAAAAGACTGGTGTAAAACAAAGTGGAAGGGGAGCAGGACCAAGGCACCAAAGGGGAGATGCTGCAATCTCATCACAATCCATATTCTCTCTCTGCCACTCATTTACCTTTGCTGCATCCGACTGCGTGGCTGTTTGCCCGTCTCCATCCAGGGCAGCACATATAGATGGGCTGGGAAAATCTCCTGTAGGCCAGGCGATAGGCAACCTTGTATGTGGTTCTGCGATAAGGTTCAGGAAAGTGTTAGGGACTGAGCCTGTATGGAGTACGGAAAGAGCCGACTGCTTCGCCCTGGGGAGAGTCACCATCCTTCCCCCGCCTAGCTCCTAGAGTTGGGGGGTAAACCAGGTCATCCCTTTGCCGTTTACTTCCCCTATTGTGCCAGCCTGCCTCTGCCCACTCCCTATCCCTCCCTGCCCACATGCTCCCAGGAGTAGGGGCCACGCCCACACCAAGTATGGCTGTCTCTCCCAACAGGGGAATGGGGGAATGGTCTTCCTCCCTGCAGTGTGCAGGGTGATCGCTCCTTATACACCTCTGAACAAACCCTTTGCTAAGCACCCCGGAGGGATGCTGTGTCTCTGGGCAAATACTTGCACTCAGCTTCCCCGGAGACTGCAGTCCAACCCTGGAGTGGACGGGCTATTCCAGATGCCACCTGTCTGCAGAGATGGTGCCCGTCATTCCCTGAAGCAGGCTGCTCTCCTCACCTGTACGTACTGCAGAGCCGGTGTCCCTGGCACGTTGTGAGGTAGGGCTGGTAGACAGGCTGCACGTGGGACTCCACATACGAAGCAGCTCTGTTCTGCATCTCTGCAGAGCACACCCTGCGGCTAGACAAAAGGCATCGTGTCTCACTCAAAGCGAAAGCAACAGGGATCAGGCCCGGAAGGCAGATAAGGAATGTGATGTGAAAACCCCTTCATGGGgccaaacccagctccagtgcAAGAGGATGCAATGCCACTGCTTTCTGTGCAACTGTGCCTTCTTACTCCCTGGCTGCATTTGGCCTATGGAGGACCTGATTCTCAGCTAGCGTCAGTGGCCCCATGTctccaatggagctgtgccaagtTCCCCTAGCAGAGACTCTAGCCAAGAACCTCACAGAGGGTTGGTTAAGATGCAATTGCTATGGCTCCCTTAATTTCTCATTTACTGGAGCAGAGCTATTGGGGTGTGGTTGGGAAGAGAAGCTGATAGGGGCTTCCAAAACTTAACACAAGTAAATCCCTTGACTATCAGCTATATATCCTGCCTCACACATCTGAGAGCTTTTATCCTGCACCTATCTTGATAAGTTCTACATTCGCAGGGACCCTCCCTTCTACCCTCAAAGCTGCAAGGCTGCCTCTACTGTTTGCATCCAGGCACCCTGGATGGCCATCTCCAGTCTCACTGAAAACAATGTCGGGAGCAGGTATCCGCAGCAAATGGGCTGCTGGGTGGCTGTCATGCAAAGTCTCCGAACAGAGTCCTCCGAAGCCTGCTGTAAAATTACCGTGCAAAGGAGAGGAATCCAAATCCATTAGTGCGGGAATCATTTCCCCCTGAACAGCAGATTAAAAGGGACATGTCAACGCGGTAAGAAAAATCATTTGCTTTTTAGCTGGCCTTTGATTTGTTTTCGTTCTGAGACTGTGGCAGCACTGAAAGACAACACCTAGGTGATGACCAAAAATCCACAgcaaggaccagattctgctcagTGGAGTAAAATCCCTTCCACTGAAGTAGCTCTAAAGTAGATCTGGATCTCCCCACCCCGCCCACCCACAAAGGAAAAGTTTCATGAAATTCACATCCAAAGCGTTCTTGGTTAGAGATTTTTGCACCATTTTGCCTTTTGCCAGCTTGAGAGGTTCTGTTCAGCTGGATGTTGTGTGACACCGATCTTAGCCTCTGGAGTAGAAGCCCATTAAGAAACCCGATTAGTTGTGTCAGCTTCCCAGACAAACTAGAAACTTGAACTAAAGTGCTGAAAATGAACACAGACGTCAGATGCTTTCCATTAACTCAGGATAACTCATTTCACCCTGCTGGATTAATGGTATGAAAGAGGCTTTTGCTGACATTATTATAAAGATCTATCTATCtactctgggtgtgtgtgtatatatatcagcAGCCagctatatgtgtgtgtgtgtgtgtgtgtgtgtgtgtgtgtgtgtgtgtgtgtaagagagagagagagagagagagagattaagcttgtgtgtgtgtgagagagagattcagtgactgtgtgtgtgagagagattcagtgagtgtgtgtgtgtgagagagagattcagtgagtgtgtgtatgtgtgtgagagagtgagcaagaaagagagagagattcagcttgtgtgtgtgtgtgtgtgtgtgtgagagagtgagagagagacttcaGGACTGAAAAAGATTCAATACTGTAGTAAGGGCTGAGTCACGCTGTAAAACCAAACGAGATAGGTCAGAACTACAAAACGGGGGTCCAGATATCACTGTTTCCAAAGTTAGTGGGAAATGAGTtaactggggtgggaggaggagaagtcaAATCCAGACTTCCCTAAATTTTAACATGGCAGTCAAAGGGGATGTTTTGCTTTGGAGCTGGGATGCTGTTTTGACTCATTACAGAGATGAGAGCTCGTTGCCCAGCTTATATCCAAATCTGCATTTCCCCCCAGTTCAAAGTGTGTTTGGATCCTACAGTTTGGTTCAAACCCATCTCTAAGAACAATAATAATAGCAGTTATGCATGATCAGATAGGGGCCATCAAAtcccatgcttcagggcacaaacTGATTGACActgtggtcaggaaggaattgctCCATCATCTACAGCATTGCCGATTTAGGGATGTGAGATTTTGCCATAGTCTGAAGCATCTCATATTGACTGCTACTAGTGGCAAGATATTGAACATGGTGAACcagtcatttgtgtgtgtgtgcatatatacatGTGTATGCGGGGGGTGCGTCTGGAGTGTGTACATGTTTGTGAATgcatgtgggtgggtgtgttagTGGTGAGTGTGCAGTTATGCTTGAGGGAGGGTGTATGCATGCAGGGATGTGCACTAAAGACacaataaaaaaatcatgagCAGCATATGCTCTATTTAGCTTTTTGACTCCCCAAGTCAACTGGCAAAGATACTCTCTTTGTATGTGCTGCATGGAACTAGACTGATACACTTGAATATATTTGGATGGCTTTCTACTTTACAGACGCAGCAAACAAATACCACAAAAGCTTGCCAAAACCTACACTACCCCAGGAAGAATCTGCAAGGTTGTCTCTGCCTGTCCCACACCTTGAAAGCCGCTCATCCATGTGCAGCAGACTTCTAAACTTGGCCTTTCATATCTCCATGAGCCCAGCCCCCTGAATCAATCCTTACTGTGGCT includes these proteins:
- the EGFL7 gene encoding epidermal growth factor-like protein 7 — its product is MQRISCLLTGFVVILGVTSAEHFARSGRRVCSAEMQNRAASYVESHVQPVYQPYLTTCQGHRLCSTYRTTYKVAYRLAYRRFSQPIYMCCPGWRRANSHAVGCSKAICRLPCQNGGSCSAPDRCTCPPGWMGKSCQTDVDECAGPSHGCSQHCANTPGSYGCACRAGQRLSADGKSCQASDPPTETEASPALNRSGASSEMKEEVQALRSRVEVLEQKLQLLLAPFHNLMPSAADDISTDPVSQLFYSLRQLDRIESLSEQISFLEERLETCSCKNGR